The following proteins are encoded in a genomic region of Pseudomonadota bacterium:
- a CDS encoding glycosyltransferase: MRASVPGILVLVLLLNAAVWTLLNLPGQGESWTGRIQGLSYSPYGRQGDPQAGDTASPDQIRHDMDILARSTRSVRTYSTLNGADHVPALTAGGGLKVMAGAWIGRDTAANNEEIARLVTLANTHASVWRVTVGNETLLRGDVTVDQLVDYIRKVRRQVSVPVSTAETWDVWLKYPRLADEVDFITIHILPYWEAIPADQAMDHVRSIWSRIRERFPEKHVVLGETGWPSDGAWQQGAEASRINQARFVREFLNFATQEKIDYYLMEAFDQPWKAALEGSAGAHWGLFDADRKPKFAMTGSLTETPEWPWLCALSAILALGPVLAFLVRRRDLRRRGLFFYALMIQGAVSMLVWALAHPVARGQAPGTSMAWAVLAGFQIILLAVMLIDALELTEVVWTRHRRRHFVPAREPLPDRVPKVSIHVPCYNEPPVMVKATLDALARLDWPDFEVLVIDNNTRDEAVWRPLEEYCQVLGPRFRFFHLPQWPGYKAGALNFGLSQTAPDAEIIGVIDSDYQVTPDWLRSTVPFFARPEVGFVQSPQDYRDWRSDPFRVMCNWEYQGFFHIGMIQRNERNAIIQHGTMTLIRRPALEKLKWAEWCICEDAELGLRLFQEGYEAVYMPDSFGQGLVPDSFSAYKSQRWRWAYGAVQILKRHWRELLPVAGKLTAGQKYHFITGWLPWFADAAHLVFAAGAIIWSAGLLMPAVTETAAMVPGPGGVALAWLARSLTRFFEFPPAAFMLPTVTVFGFKVLGSLWLYAERVKCTFMDK; the protein is encoded by the coding sequence ATGCGCGCCTCTGTTCCCGGAATTCTTGTTCTTGTCCTTCTGCTGAATGCGGCTGTGTGGACCCTTCTGAACCTGCCAGGGCAGGGGGAGTCCTGGACCGGGCGCATCCAGGGCCTGTCCTACAGTCCCTATGGCCGGCAGGGTGATCCCCAGGCCGGGGACACAGCCAGCCCCGACCAGATCCGCCATGACATGGACATCCTGGCGCGCAGTACCCGGAGTGTGCGCACCTACAGCACCCTGAACGGAGCCGACCATGTACCGGCGCTGACCGCAGGCGGGGGGCTGAAGGTCATGGCCGGGGCCTGGATTGGCCGCGATACTGCGGCAAACAATGAGGAGATCGCCCGGCTGGTGACACTGGCCAACACCCATGCCAGTGTCTGGCGGGTGACGGTGGGAAACGAGACCCTGCTGCGCGGCGATGTCACAGTGGACCAGCTGGTGGATTATATCCGGAAAGTCCGGCGCCAGGTCAGCGTGCCGGTGTCCACGGCGGAAACCTGGGATGTCTGGCTGAAATATCCACGGCTGGCGGATGAGGTGGATTTCATCACCATCCACATCCTGCCCTACTGGGAAGCCATTCCGGCGGACCAGGCCATGGACCATGTGCGCAGTATCTGGTCCCGCATCCGGGAGCGCTTTCCGGAAAAGCATGTGGTGCTTGGCGAGACGGGCTGGCCCAGCGACGGAGCGTGGCAGCAGGGGGCCGAGGCCTCGCGCATCAACCAGGCGCGCTTTGTGCGGGAATTCCTGAATTTCGCCACACAGGAAAAGATCGACTATTATCTGATGGAGGCCTTCGACCAGCCCTGGAAGGCAGCGCTGGAGGGATCCGCGGGGGCCCACTGGGGCCTGTTCGACGCGGACCGCAAACCCAAATTTGCCATGACAGGCAGTCTGACCGAGACGCCGGAATGGCCGTGGCTGTGCGCCCTGTCGGCTATTCTGGCGCTGGGGCCCGTCCTGGCATTCCTGGTCCGGCGCCGGGATCTGCGGCGGCGCGGCCTGTTCTTCTATGCGCTCATGATCCAGGGCGCTGTATCCATGCTGGTGTGGGCGCTGGCCCATCCTGTAGCCCGTGGACAGGCGCCAGGAACCAGTATGGCATGGGCTGTCCTGGCGGGTTTCCAGATCATCCTTCTGGCAGTCATGCTGATTGACGCCCTGGAGCTGACCGAGGTGGTCTGGACCCGCCATCGCCGGCGGCATTTTGTTCCCGCCAGGGAACCGTTGCCAGACAGGGTGCCAAAGGTGTCTATCCACGTGCCCTGCTACAACGAGCCACCGGTGATGGTGAAGGCCACGCTGGACGCCCTGGCGCGCCTGGACTGGCCGGATTTCGAGGTGCTGGTCATCGACAACAACACCAGGGACGAGGCTGTCTGGCGTCCGTTGGAGGAATACTGCCAGGTTCTGGGCCCGCGGTTCCGGTTTTTCCATCTGCCGCAGTGGCCGGGCTACAAGGCTGGCGCTCTCAATTTTGGTCTCTCGCAGACTGCGCCGGATGCGGAAATTATTGGCGTGATCGACAGCGACTACCAGGTCACGCCGGACTGGCTGCGCAGCACCGTGCCGTTCTTCGCGCGGCCGGAGGTAGGGTTCGTCCAGTCTCCGCAGGACTATCGCGACTGGCGTTCCGATCCCTTCCGGGTCATGTGCAACTGGGAATACCAGGGCTTTTTCCACATCGGCATGATCCAGCGCAACGAGCGCAATGCTATCATCCAGCACGGTACCATGACCCTGATCCGCAGGCCGGCGCTGGAGAAACTGAAATGGGCCGAGTGGTGCATCTGCGAGGATGCCGAGCTGGGCCTGCGCCTGTTCCAGGAGGGGTACGAGGCGGTGTACATGCCAGACAGCTTCGGCCAGGGCCTGGTGCCGGACAGCTTTTCGGCCTACAAAAGCCAGCGCTGGCGCTGGGCCTATGGGGCTGTGCAGATCCTCAAGCGCCACTGGCGGGAGCTGCTCCCCGTGGCGGGAAAGCTGACCGCAGGCCAGAAATACCATTTCATCACGGGCTGGCTGCCCTGGTTTGCAGACGCTGCCCATCTGGTCTTTGCGGCCGGCGCCATCATCTGGTCCGCCGGTCTGCTCATGCCTGCGGTCACGGAGACTGCAGCCATGGTTCCCGGCCCGGGAGGAGTAGCGCTGGCATGGCTGGCTCGCAGCCTGACCCGCTTTTTCGAG